CGTCGACGGCCTTGAGCACGCCCTTGCCGAGGTAGCGCTTCTTGTCGTCGTCGCGCAGCTCGTAGGCCTCGAAGGCTCCGGTCGATGCGCCGGAGGGCACGGCGGCGCGCGAGACGGTTCCGTCGTCGAGCAGCACCTCCACCTCGACGGTCGGGTTGCCGCGCGAGTCGAGAATCTCGCGGGCGCCAACGGCCTCGATTGCAGCCATGGGGGTGTCTCCTTCGGTGGTGGTCAGCGGCTTCAGGGGTGATCAGGAAGCGGGTTCGAGCCTACGCCAGTCGAGCGTCGCGGCATCGGCCGCCGAATCGGCGCCGACCACGGCGAACCGGGCGAAGCCTTCGGCGGTCAGCTGGTCGAGGGCGGCCTTCATGTTCTTGGGGCGCTTCAGCAGCCGCACACGAACCCCGCCGGCCACGAGCTGCGCCTTGAGCGTCATGAGCACGCCGAGCTCGACGTCGGCGTCGTACAGCAGCGCTGACGCGGCCGCGTCGTCGCCCTCGTCGAGGTCGACGAGGTCGATGAGCCGCTCGAACCCGAGCGAGAATCCCGTCGCGGGCACGTCGGCGCCGAGGAAGCGGCCGATCATGCCGTCGTAGCGCCCGCCGCCGCCGAGCGAGTAGCCGAGCTCGGGGTGCGCGACCTCGAAGATGGGGCCCGTGTAGTAGCCCATGCCGCGCACGAGGAAGGGGTCGAAGACGAGCGGCACCGCGCTCGAGGCGGCGACGGCCGCGGCGATTCCGGCGAGGTCGGCGAGCGCCTGCTCATCGACGCCGGCGGGCAGCACCGCCGCGATCGACTCCGCGGTGAGCGCCTGAGCCGCCGCAGGGGCCGCATGCGTCGCGGCCTCGGCCCCGAAGGCGGCGAAGGCGGGCACGGCCTGCAGGGCGGTGAGGGCCGCGGCGGGCATCCCGCGCTCGGCGAGCTCGGCGACGACGCCCGTCGTGCCGATCTTGTCGAGCTTGTCGAGGCTGATGAGCACGGCCGGGTGCGACTCGGCCGCGAAGCCGAGGGCGATGAGCATGCTCGTGAGAATGCGGCGGTCATTGATGCGGATGCTGCACCCGGGCACGCCGAGCGCGTCGAGCGCCGCGGCCGTCGCGGTGATGAGCTCGACCTCGGCGACGATGCCGGGCTCGCCGATGATGTCGATGTCGCACTGCACGAACTGCCGGTAGCGACCCTTCTGGGGGCGCTCGGCGCGCCACACCGGGGCGATCTGAATGGCCCGGAACACGCTCGGCAGCTGCCCGCGGTTGCTCGCGTAGAAGCGCGCGAGCGGCACGGTGAGGTCGAACCGCAGCCCGAGGTCGGCGAGGTCGAGCGGGCTCGTGGCGGCGGCCAGGTCATCCACCGTCAGGCCACGCTTCATGACCGCGTAGGCGAGCTTCTCGTTGTCGCCGCCGAGGCCCGAGAACAGTCGGGCGGAGTCTTCGACGACCGGCGTCTCGATCTCGTCGAAGCCGTGGGCGCGGTACACCGATCGCACGGTGGCCAGCACGCGCTCGCGCCGGGCCTTCTCGGTCGGCAGGATGTCGCGCATCCCCCGCGGGGGCGTCACAGCTGAGGCCATGACCTCGATTCTGTCACGCGGTCGACACGGCGATCAGCGCGGCGACGCGGTCGCGGTAGGCGTCGAGCGCGCGCTCGAAGGCCGCGGTGGCTCCCGAATCGTCGCGCGTGACGACGAGGTCGATCTGGAAGCCGTAGAGCTGATCGACGAGGATGCGCGCCTCGATGCGCGCCTCGGCGGTCTCGACGCCGAGCCGCTCGAGCGCCTGCGTGCCCCACTCGACCCAGCGCGCGTGCACATCGCGACCGCCCGCGCGCAGGGTGGGATCGGTCACCTCCATGAGCGCGGCCTCGAACTCGAGGCGCAGCAGCGCGCGCGTGGTCGGCTCGAGAAAGCCGATCCACGAGTCGCGGATCGCGGCGACATGCGCATCGAGCGAGGGGGCGATGGCGAGCTCGGCGTCGATGACCTGCTGCTGGCGTGCCGTGACCGCGCGGCTGATCTCGATGATGAGCTCGTTGCGCGTGCCGAAGTGGTACACGAGCGTGAACGGGCTGACCCCGAGCGCATCGGCCAGGGTGCGGAAGGTGACCCCCGAGAGCGGATGCTCGCGCAAGTGCTCGACGATGGCCGCGAGCAGCTCGGGCTTGCGGGCGGGGTCGGATCGGCGGGACACGCGATAAACATAACAAACGTTTGCTATCAGTACGAGTGTTATGTAATATCGGTTCCAGGTTGTTGCCGCGCTGTGCCCCGCGCCGAAACGACCTCCTCCGCCTCCCGGCGTCGCGGCCGGGCTTCGAACGTGGCCGCGCATCGGGGGATGCGTCGGCCCGCGCGTCGGCCGCGCCCGCTGTCAGCGGCGCGCGACGCGGGGCGCCTTCCGGCATTCGGGTTGCCGGAGGGCGCCCACCTCAGTGCGTCGAGCCTCAGGCGATGCGGCTGCCCGTCGGCAGCGTGCCCGCGGGCGTGCGCGTTCGAGCGATCGCGCCCCCGAGGGCCAGCGCGGCGAGTGCGATGTGGATCAGGAGCCCGACGAACCAGCTCGGCACCGTCGAGGCGAACGTCTCCTCCGGTGTCAGCGGCTCGTACGCCGAACTCGGGTCTCCGGCGAGCGCCGCGGCGCATTCGTCGACGACTGAATCGAGCTCGGGCGAAAGCTGAGCGCTCCGCACTCCGAAGGCGAACTGACCGAAGAGGTCTTGCGGGTAGCCGTTGCTGTCGAACGTCGTCGGCGCCGCATCCGCCAGCACCACGTAGGGGTTCGCCGCGAGGATGCCCCACACGTAGTCGAACCGGGGCACCGGGTAGCTGTACACCTCGGGCTCGAGGCACACGATCTCTTCGGGCAACCCCGTCGCGGGGTCGAACTCACCCCCCACCGAGTAGTCGATGCCGATGTAGGTCTGCGTCTGCTGCGACTGGAACGCGAGGCCGCCGAGCGTGAAGGCGATGAGCGTGCCGATGCTGAGCGCCGCGACCACGAGGTAGGTCGTCACGACCGAGAACAGCGGGCGCGACATGAGCCCCGAGAGCCCCACGCCGACCGCGGCGACGACGCCGAGCTCGAGCACGAGCACCCCGAGCGAGGCCGCGAGGGTATCGCCGCGCACTCCCCCGGCCAGCAGCGTGAAGAGCAGCGCGGGCAGCGAGGCGAGCAGGAACGTGAGAGCCACCGTCCACGCCGCGAGGAACTTGCCGAGCACGATCTGGCTCGAGCTCGCGAGGGTGACCTGCGTCGTCGCGAGCGTGCCCGCGTCGCGGTCGCCGTTGATCGCGGCGCCGCTGATGGCGGGCGTGACGAGCGTGCCGACAAGCAGCACGAAGTAGATGACGGTGGAGTAGACGCCCGCGCTGTCGGCGACGTCGCCGCCGAAAGCGGTGATGGATGCCCAGAGCAGTGCCGTGACGATGCCGACGAGCACGAACACGACGCTCACGAGCACGACCCACGCGACCGAGCGGATGCGCTGCCGCAGCTCGAGCTGCACGAGCGTGCCGAGGGTGTCGAGATAGCGGCTCATCGGTCGCCCCCCTCGGTCGTCGAGCGCGAGAGATCGAGGAAGGTGTGCTCGAGGTCGCCCACCGCCGGACCGAAGGCGACGATGCCGACGCCCGCGCCGACGAGGCGCGCGAGCAGCTGAGCGGCCTCGGCTTCGCCCGCCACCGGCACGGCGGTGCCGAGGTGGTCGGTCGCGCCGACGGCGACGCCGAGCCCCTCGAGGGCGGCGGCGAGCTGAGCGGGGTCGACCGCCCGGACGCGCCAGTCGCGCGCCTGCGCGCGACTGCGCTCGACGCGCTCGGCCGAGGCCGTGGCGCCGTGGTCGAGGTAGACGGCCGCGTCGGCCATCTCGTCGAGCTCGGCGAGCACGTGGCTCGACACGAGCACGGCGACACCGTCGCTCGCGAGCCGGCGAACGAGCTCGCGCAGTTCGACGCGCGCCACGGGGTCGAGCCCCGAGGCGGGCTCGTCGAGCAGCAGCACCCTCGGCTCGTGCACGAGCGCGCGCGCGAGGCTCAGTCGCTGCTTCTGCCCGCGGCTCAGCACGCGCGTGGGCTGCTCGGCAAGCGCCTCAAGCCCCACGAGCTCGATGAGCCGCTGCGCGCGGGTGCGCGCGGCCTCGGCATTCAGCTCGTACAGCCGGCCGGTGATCTCGAGCGTGCGGCGCACCGACACGCTGCCCCACGACCCCAGCACGTCGGGCATCCACCCCATCGCCTGGCGCACCGCCCGCGGATCGGCGACCGGATCATGACCCGCGATGCGGATCGTCCCGGCGTCGGGCCGCAGCAGCGTGGCGAGCATGAGCAGCAGGGTGGTCTTGCCTGAGCCGTTGGGACCGATGAGTGCCGTGACCGAGCCGGCCTGCACCTCGAAGCTCGCGTCGCGCACCGCGTGCACGTCGCCGAACGACCGGGCGACCCCCTCGACCGCGATGACCGCAGAAGAATTCATGAGGGTCAGTCAATCAGGTCGGTGGCGGTCGAGGGCGACTCACCATTCGTCTCGGCGCGCCGGATGCCCGACTCGAGCTCGGCGAGCGCCGACCGCAGCGCGCGCTCGGCCTCGAGGCCCTGCCCGCGCGCGCTCGCGACGAGCGCGAGCAGGCGTCGCCCCAGCTCGCCCTCGTCGACGGGCGGATCGTCGCTCGGTGCCACCGAGATTCCGAGCCCCTCGGCCCGGCCGAGCAGCTTCTCGGCCCGTTGCAGGGCGGGCAGACCCGTCGGCACGCCGTCGAGCACCGAGGTGCGCGCGGGCTTCTCCTGCCGCTTCCAGGTCTCCCAGTTGGCGGCGACCTCGTCGGCGGTGTCGGCCGTGACGTCGCCGAACACGTGCGGGTGCCGACCGACCATCTTCGCCGTGGCCCGGGCCGCGACATCCTCGATCGTGAACGGATGCTCCGCCCGAGCCGCCGCGATGTCGGCGTGGAACAGCACCTGGTAGAGCACATCGCCGAGCTCTTCGAGCACGTCGTCGGGCGTTCCGCGCTCGATCGCGTCGATGAGCTCGTGCGCCTCCTCCACGAGGTACCGCGTCAGGCTCTCGTGCGTCTGCTCCGCATCCCAGGCGCACCCTCCCGGGGCCCGCAGGTGCTCGAGCACGGCGATGAGCTGGTCGAGCTGGGGATGCGGCTGGGCGGCCAGCAGGGCGACGGGAGCGGAAGCGTCGGTCATGCCTCCATCATGGCCCGCCGCGAGCGCCGGTCGTCGGGCATCGCGGTCGCGAGAACGGCGGTGACGATCGCGCACAGCAGTGCGCCGACGAAGACCGCTTGCGATGCGGGGATGATCGCCTCCGGATCGACGACCGCTCCCGCACCCTCGCCGAGCACTCCCCCGCCCCCCGCCGCGCGGTAGAGGGTGTTGGCGACGGCGCCGAAGATCGCGACGGCGACTGCCTGGCCGACGGCGCGGGCGAAGAGGTTGGTGCCCGTGACGACGCCGCGCTCGTTCCATTCGACGCTCGCCTGGGCGGCGATGAGACTGGGGGTCGCGACGAGGCCGAGCCCGAGGCCGGTGATGAAGCAGGCGATTGCGGAGACGGCGACCGAGGGTGTCGCGGCGAGCGCGGCGAGCAGACCGGTTCCGGCGAGCACGAGCACCATGCCGATGAGCACGGTGATGCGGAAGCCGAGCGTCAGGTAGAGCCGGCCCGACAGCGATGCCGAGATCGGCCAGCCGATCGTGAGCGCGGCGAGGGCGAGCCCGGCGACGAGCGGCGAGACGCCGAGGGCCCCCTCGAGCGACACCGGCACGTACGAGGCGAGCCCGATGAGGATCGCCCCGACACCGACCGAGACGAGCGTCGTCGTGAGCAGCAGGCGTCGCGAGAACACCCACCCGGGCAGGATCGGCTCGGTCGCGCGCCGTTCGACCGCGACGAACGCGGCGAGCAGCAGGCCGCCGAGCCCGAAGGCCACGGCGCTCTGCCACGAGACCCACGCCCACGAGACACCGCCCTGCAGCACGCCGACGAGCAGCAGCCCGAGCGAGGCGGTCAGCAGCAGCGCGCCGAGCACGTCCACCTTGTGCGGCCGATGCTCGACGGTCTCGTGGAGGGAGCGGATGAGCATCCACCCCGCCAGGAGGCACAAGGGGATGTTGATGAAGAAGATCCATCGCCACGCGTCGAACTCGGCGAAGAGGCCGCCGAGGGTCGGGCCTATGACGGCCGAGGCGGCCCAGACGCTCGCGATGTAGCCCTGCACCTTCGCGCGCTCCTCGACCGAGTAGATGTCGCCCGCGATCGTGATGGCCATGGGCCCGATCGCGCCGGCGCCGATGCCCTGCACGGCGCGGAAGGCGATGAGGGCGGGCATGCTCCAGGCGAGGCCGCACAGGATCGAGCCGATGAGGAAGAGCCCGATGCCGATGAGGATGATCGGCTTGCGTCCCACCATGTCGCTGAACTTCGCGAACAGCGGCGTCGAGACGGCTTGCGCGAGCAGGTAGATCGAGAACAGCCAGGGGAACAGCTCGAACGATCCGAGCTCGGCCACGAGGGTCGGCACGGCCGTGGCGAGAATGGTGGCGTCGATGGCGACGAGCCCCGTCGTGACCATGATGGCGAGCAGGATGGGTCCACGCTCGGAGCGCAGGCCGACGGCGGCAGTCGAGGTCACGTCTGCGACGATAACCCCATGCTCCCGGAACTCGGCTGGATGCCGCGCCTCGCGGCTGCCCTGCTCGCCCTGGGGCTCATCGTGCTCTTCACCGTGCGCGCGCTGCGCAAAGACCGGCGCGAGTACGCGCGGTTCCGGCGCTACCGCTCGACCGCCCGGCGGCAGGCGATGATGCGGCGCTGGCTCGTCGAGTCGGCGGTGCTCTTCGGCGGGTCGGCCGTGCTCGTGCTGCTGCTCGTCGGTCCCGTCGTCGGCCCGCTGCTCGCGGCGACGCAGGCCCTCCCGCCGGTCGCGTGGCTGCGGGATGCTCTCGCCGGCGGCCTCGGCATCGGCCTGCTGATCGGCGCTCTGCTCGGCGTCGCCCTGCTGACCCTCGTCGGCGTGCGCAGCGCCCGCCGAGAGGGCGGCATCATCATGGTCGGCGACATCGCGGCCCTGCTGCCCCGCAACCGCCCCGAGCTCGGCTGGGGTGCGGCCCTCTCGGTGAACGCGGGAGTCGTCGAGGAGGCCCTCTTCCGGCTCGCGCTGCCCGCACTGCTCGTCATCGTGACGGGCGAACCGCTGAGCGCCTTCCTGCTCGCGGCGCTCGTCTTCGGGGCGCTGCACGCCTACCAGGGCTGGGCGGGCGTGCTCGCGACGGGCATCGTGGGGCTGCTCTTCACGGCGATCTACGTGCTGAGCGGCAGCATCGGCCTCGCGATGCTCGTGCACGCGCTGTTCGACCTGCGCACGCTCGTCGTCATCCCCGCCGCGGTGTATCGCGTGCACGAGGTGCCAGGCACCGTGCTCTTCCCGAAGCCGCTCGCGGTTCCGGCCCCAGCACCTGCCCCCGCCCCTCCGCACCCCTCGAGCGACCCGTCCTCCCGGTGATCGCCACGACGCCCGCGGGCTGACTGCGGGGTGGGCGGCGAACCCCGGTCACACTCCCGAATTGAAGGAACTCGAGGAGCGAAAGCCAGCAGGTTGTCCTTCACTTCGGGAGTGCGCGGAAGAAGAGGTGGTGCCAGGGCACCGCGCAGGCGGAAAGGGTGGGGAGCACCGGCCGGCTGGAGCATCAGCCGGCGGGCACATGAGCCAGCGCTTGAGCCGGATGGCACATGAGCCAGCGCTTGAGCCGGCTGGCGCATGGGGCGGCTGGCGAACTCAGCGGCGGGCGCGCGGGTCGCGGGGGCGCGCGGGGCGCGCGGGGCGCGGGGGCGCGCGGGGCGCGCGGGCGCGCGGTCTAGGCGCGAGCCCGGGAACGCGGCGTCGCGGGACCGTCAGGCCGAGGGCGTCGCGACCGCCTCGGAGGCGTAGAGGTTCGTCAGCACCTGGCCGACCCAGGTGACGAGGTCGTCGTCGCTCGCGGCGATCTGAGAGGACACCGCCGGCAGCGGCACCGTCGCCACGCGCTGCTGGCCGAACCACTTCGAGCCCGGGTACATGCGCTGCAGGCGCAGCTGCCGCGAGTCGGGCAGGTCGAGCCCGACGAGTCGCAGATTCGTGCCCATGACGACGACGTCGCTCAATCCCAGTTTCTGAGCCTGGCGGCGCAAGCGCGAGACGGCGAGCAGCGTGAGCACCGACGGGGGCGGGTCGCCGTAGCGGTCGGCGAGCTCCTCGAGCACGGCATCCAGCGCAGTGTCGTCGCTCGCCGGCGCGGTCGCCGTCGAGAGCTTCTGATACGCCTCGAGGCGCAGGCGCTCGCTCGCGATGAAGTCCTCGGGAATGTGCGCGTCGACGGGCAGCTCGAGCCGCAGCTCGGTCTGCTCCTCCGCCGCGTCGCCGCGGAACACGCTCACGGCTTCGCCGATCATGCGCAGGTAGAGGTCGAAGCCGACGCCGGCGATGTGACCGGCCTGCTCGGCCCCGAGCAGGTTGCCCGCGCCGCGGATCTCGAGGTCTTTCAGCGCGATCTGCATGCCGCCGCCGAGGTCGCTGTTCGCCGCGATCGTCTGCAGGCGATCGTGCGCGGTCTCGGTGAGCGGCTTCGACTCGTCGTAGAGGAAGTAGGCGTAGGCGCGCTCGCGCCCGCGACCGACGCGGCCGCGCAGCTGGTGCAGCTGCGAGAGCCCGTACTTGTCGGCCCGGTCGATGATGAGCGTGTTGGCGTTGGCGACGTCGAGGCCCGTCTCGATGATCGTCGTCGAGACGAGCACGTCGAACTTACGCTCCCAGAAATCGACCATGACCTGCTCGAGCAGCGACTCGCTCATCTGGCCGTGGGCGACGGCGATGCGCGCATCCGGAACCAGCTCGGCCAGGTGGCTCGCCACGCGCTGGATGCTCGAGACCCGGTTGTGCACGTAGAAGACCTGGCCCTCGCGCAGCATCTCGCGGTGGATCGCCGCCGCGACCTGCTTGTCGCTGTAGGGGCCGACGAAGGTCAGGATCGGGTGGCGGTCCTCGGGCGGGGTCGCGAGCGTCGACATCTCGCGGATGCCCGTCACGGCCATCTCGAGCGTGCGCGGAATCGGCGTGGCCGACATCGCGAGCACGTCGACGTTGGTCTTGAGCTTCTTGAGGGCGTCTTTGTGCTCGACGCCGAAGCGCTGCTCCTCATCGATGATCACGAGGCCGAGATCCTTGAACTCGATGCCCTGGCTGAGGATGCGGTGGGTGCCGATGACGATATCGACCGTGCCGCTCGCCAGCCCCTCGATGGTCTCCTT
The sequence above is a segment of the Microcella humidisoli genome. Coding sequences within it:
- the hisS gene encoding histidine--tRNA ligase yields the protein MASAVTPPRGMRDILPTEKARRERVLATVRSVYRAHGFDEIETPVVEDSARLFSGLGGDNEKLAYAVMKRGLTVDDLAAATSPLDLADLGLRFDLTVPLARFYASNRGQLPSVFRAIQIAPVWRAERPQKGRYRQFVQCDIDIIGEPGIVAEVELITATAAALDALGVPGCSIRINDRRILTSMLIALGFAAESHPAVLISLDKLDKIGTTGVVAELAERGMPAAALTALQAVPAFAAFGAEAATHAAPAAAQALTAESIAAVLPAGVDEQALADLAGIAAAVAASSAVPLVFDPFLVRGMGYYTGPIFEVAHPELGYSLGGGGRYDGMIGRFLGADVPATGFSLGFERLIDLVDLDEGDDAAASALLYDADVELGVLMTLKAQLVAGGVRVRLLKRPKNMKAALDQLTAEGFARFAVVGADSAADAATLDWRRLEPAS
- a CDS encoding TetR/AcrR family transcriptional regulator, whose amino-acid sequence is MSRRSDPARKPELLAAIVEHLREHPLSGVTFRTLADALGVSPFTLVYHFGTRNELIIEISRAVTARQQQVIDAELAIAPSLDAHVAAIRDSWIGFLEPTTRALLRLEFEAALMEVTDPTLRAGGRDVHARWVEWGTQALERLGVETAEARIEARILVDQLYGFQIDLVVTRDDSGATAAFERALDAYRDRVAALIAVSTA
- a CDS encoding ABC transporter permease yields the protein MSRYLDTLGTLVQLELRQRIRSVAWVVLVSVVFVLVGIVTALLWASITAFGGDVADSAGVYSTVIYFVLLVGTLVTPAISGAAINGDRDAGTLATTQVTLASSSQIVLGKFLAAWTVALTFLLASLPALLFTLLAGGVRGDTLAASLGVLVLELGVVAAVGVGLSGLMSRPLFSVVTTYLVVAALSIGTLIAFTLGGLAFQSQQTQTYIGIDYSVGGEFDPATGLPEEIVCLEPEVYSYPVPRFDYVWGILAANPYVVLADAAPTTFDSNGYPQDLFGQFAFGVRSAQLSPELDSVVDECAAALAGDPSSAYEPLTPEETFASTVPSWFVGLLIHIALAALALGGAIARTRTPAGTLPTGSRIA
- a CDS encoding ABC transporter ATP-binding protein, producing the protein MNSSAVIAVEGVARSFGDVHAVRDASFEVQAGSVTALIGPNGSGKTTLLLMLATLLRPDAGTIRIAGHDPVADPRAVRQAMGWMPDVLGSWGSVSVRRTLEITGRLYELNAEAARTRAQRLIELVGLEALAEQPTRVLSRGQKQRLSLARALVHEPRVLLLDEPASGLDPVARVELRELVRRLASDGVAVLVSSHVLAELDEMADAAVYLDHGATASAERVERSRAQARDWRVRAVDPAQLAAALEGLGVAVGATDHLGTAVPVAGEAEAAQLLARLVGAGVGIVAFGPAVGDLEHTFLDLSRSTTEGGDR
- a CDS encoding MazG family protein gives rise to the protein MTDASAPVALLAAQPHPQLDQLIAVLEHLRAPGGCAWDAEQTHESLTRYLVEEAHELIDAIERGTPDDVLEELGDVLYQVLFHADIAAARAEHPFTIEDVAARATAKMVGRHPHVFGDVTADTADEVAANWETWKRQEKPARTSVLDGVPTGLPALQRAEKLLGRAEGLGISVAPSDDPPVDEGELGRRLLALVASARGQGLEAERALRSALAELESGIRRAETNGESPSTATDLID
- a CDS encoding MFS transporter encodes the protein MVTTGLVAIDATILATAVPTLVAELGSFELFPWLFSIYLLAQAVSTPLFAKFSDMVGRKPIILIGIGLFLIGSILCGLAWSMPALIAFRAVQGIGAGAIGPMAITIAGDIYSVEERAKVQGYIASVWAASAVIGPTLGGLFAEFDAWRWIFFINIPLCLLAGWMLIRSLHETVEHRPHKVDVLGALLLTASLGLLLVGVLQGGVSWAWVSWQSAVAFGLGGLLLAAFVAVERRATEPILPGWVFSRRLLLTTTLVSVGVGAILIGLASYVPVSLEGALGVSPLVAGLALAALTIGWPISASLSGRLYLTLGFRITVLIGMVLVLAGTGLLAALAATPSVAVSAIACFITGLGLGLVATPSLIAAQASVEWNERGVVTGTNLFARAVGQAVAVAIFGAVANTLYRAAGGGGVLGEGAGAVVDPEAIIPASQAVFVGALLCAIVTAVLATAMPDDRRSRRAMMEA
- a CDS encoding CPBP family intramembrane glutamic endopeptidase; translated protein: MLPELGWMPRLAAALLALGLIVLFTVRALRKDRREYARFRRYRSTARRQAMMRRWLVESAVLFGGSAVLVLLLVGPVVGPLLAATQALPPVAWLRDALAGGLGIGLLIGALLGVALLTLVGVRSARREGGIIMVGDIAALLPRNRPELGWGAALSVNAGVVEEALFRLALPALLVIVTGEPLSAFLLAALVFGALHAYQGWAGVLATGIVGLLFTAIYVLSGSIGLAMLVHALFDLRTLVVIPAAVYRVHEVPGTVLFPKPLAVPAPAPAPAPPHPSSDPSSR